One Telluria mixta DNA window includes the following coding sequences:
- a CDS encoding 4-hydroxybenzoate 3-monooxygenase, with protein MRTQVAIIGAGPAGLLLSHLLHLQGIESVVLETRTRDEIESTIRAGVLEQGTMDILNETGVGARMRAEGALHHGFELAFDGRRHRIDLTELTGKAITVYAQHEVIKDLVAARTEAGAQMLFGVRDVALHGVDTEHPYVTFTRDGDALRIDADFIAGCDGFHGVTRPSLPQEGRKDYQRVYPFGWFGILVEAPPSAPELIYARHERGFALVSTRSPTVQRMYFQCDPKDNVDNWSDDRIWAELHARLENRDGWQVTEGKIFQKNIVAMRSFVSTPMQSGRLFLAGDAAHIVPPTGAKGMNLAVSDVRLLAAGLDAFYRRGSSELLDRYTDDALKRIWRAEYFSWWMTSMLHTFADASPFQREVQRAELENVVNSRALSTALAENYVGAF; from the coding sequence ATGCGCACCCAGGTCGCCATCATCGGCGCCGGCCCGGCCGGACTGTTGCTTTCCCACCTGCTGCACCTGCAGGGCATCGAATCGGTCGTGCTCGAAACCCGCACCCGCGACGAGATCGAATCGACGATCCGCGCCGGCGTGCTGGAGCAGGGCACGATGGACATCCTCAACGAGACGGGCGTCGGCGCCCGCATGCGCGCCGAGGGCGCGCTGCACCACGGCTTCGAGCTCGCGTTCGACGGCCGCCGCCACCGCATCGACCTCACGGAACTGACGGGCAAGGCGATCACCGTCTACGCCCAGCACGAAGTCATCAAGGACCTCGTCGCGGCCCGCACGGAGGCCGGCGCGCAGATGCTGTTCGGCGTGCGCGACGTGGCGCTGCACGGCGTCGACACGGAGCACCCGTACGTCACGTTCACGCGCGACGGCGACGCACTGCGCATCGACGCCGACTTCATCGCCGGCTGCGACGGCTTCCACGGCGTGACGCGTCCGTCGCTGCCGCAGGAGGGCCGCAAGGATTACCAGCGCGTGTACCCGTTCGGCTGGTTCGGCATCCTCGTCGAGGCGCCGCCGTCCGCGCCGGAACTGATCTATGCGCGCCACGAACGGGGCTTCGCCCTCGTCAGCACGCGCTCGCCGACCGTCCAGCGCATGTACTTCCAGTGCGATCCGAAGGACAATGTCGACAACTGGTCGGACGACCGCATCTGGGCCGAGCTGCATGCGCGCCTGGAAAACCGCGACGGCTGGCAGGTCACGGAAGGGAAGATCTTCCAGAAGAACATCGTGGCGATGCGCAGCTTCGTGTCGACGCCGATGCAGTCTGGCCGCCTGTTCCTGGCCGGCGACGCCGCCCACATCGTGCCGCCGACCGGCGCCAAGGGCATGAATCTCGCCGTGTCCGACGTGCGCCTGCTGGCCGCGGGCCTGGACGCTTTCTACCGCCGCGGCAGCAGCGAGCTGCTGGACCGCTACACGGACGACGCGCTGAAACGCATCTGGCGCGCCGAGTACTTCTCGTGGTGGATGACGAGCATGCTGCACACGTTCGCGGACGCGTCGCCGTTCCAGCGCGAAGTGCAGCGCGCGGAGCTCGAGAACGTCGTCAACTCGCGCGCGCTGTCGACGGCGCTGGCGGAAAACTACGTCGGCGCCTTCTGA
- a CDS encoding glycoside hydrolase family 2 TIM barrel-domain containing protein codes for MTAAPPRLRAVVLAALLACTVLPSAGRAAAAGAVRRTTPLLADWRFVQDDALADDAALAASGTDWQPVALPHTWNARDAASTAQTGPDSTPYKRGRGWYRLEFDHAGVPANAWLQFDGAAIVADAWLNGRYLGRHRGAFTAFRFDVTGKLAAGRNVLLVKVDNSAPVHGDDPTAVAPLGGDFNISGGLYRGVALIETPARTHLALGDHGASGVVAETVALRPGRATLRVRATVENVSDAGTVRAALIDAAGRTVASGRRPVRVSGAGAARAQLALDVARPRPWQGTDDPYLYRLRVDLLDRNGRVIDRVEQPFGIRTFRFDARAGLFLNGRHLRLHGVNLHQDWQDKAWAIGPREIDASLAIAREMGANAVRLAHYPHAAHAYDEADRLGLVVWSELPFVERSLTPADCKAGAAIPPAFLDNLDDQLREMIRQQVNHPGIAMWSIANEVAMGGTCRGTDTVTPVLHRLHALAKREDPGRPTTLADFNEDYPVVGPMFPVLPTGGITDIWAVNRYHLWYYPGGGDAFGAALDRFHAKYPAQPLGVSEYGAGAALTQQTDNPLGGLVGSMDMHGRARTVHQPEGYANHVHEQVYAALAQRDYLWGTFVWSMFDFGSGTRHEGDIGGTNTKGLVTFDRATRKDPFYFYKANWSDAPVTYITGRRYTARAYRVTDVRVYSNADTVRLTLNGRDIGVRSAAACPLRTCVFPGVVLAEGANRIEARGTHGTHTVTDTVAWTLAPDNARNVYLAAGQVATGLVSKDGHRYGSDNYFVGGQGTPLELDSPYGTRFGVRVANVTDPADAALWAAVRHGTFGYRIPLDDGRYRVTLGFLDPDRNAQPGTRRFRVDANGVTRIDDLDIVAAAGAPATALVRSFEVDVADGSLRLDFVPQAGEAVLSNLVVERL; via the coding sequence GTGACGGCCGCCCCACCCCGGCTGCGCGCCGTCGTGCTGGCGGCCCTGCTTGCCTGCACCGTACTGCCCAGCGCGGGCCGCGCGGCGGCGGCCGGCGCGGTGCGCCGCACGACGCCCCTGCTCGCCGACTGGCGCTTCGTGCAGGACGACGCGCTGGCCGACGACGCCGCGCTCGCCGCGTCCGGCACGGACTGGCAACCCGTGGCCCTGCCGCATACATGGAACGCCCGCGACGCCGCGAGCACGGCGCAGACCGGGCCGGACAGCACACCGTACAAGCGCGGACGCGGCTGGTACCGGCTCGAGTTCGACCATGCCGGTGTGCCCGCGAACGCGTGGCTGCAATTCGACGGCGCCGCCATCGTGGCCGACGCCTGGCTGAACGGCCGCTACCTGGGCCGCCACCGCGGCGCGTTCACGGCGTTCCGCTTCGACGTCACCGGCAAGCTCGCCGCCGGCAGGAACGTCCTGCTCGTCAAGGTCGACAACAGCGCGCCCGTGCACGGCGACGATCCGACCGCGGTGGCGCCGCTGGGCGGCGACTTCAACATCTCGGGCGGCCTGTATCGTGGCGTCGCGCTGATCGAGACGCCGGCGCGCACCCACCTGGCGCTCGGCGACCACGGCGCGAGCGGCGTGGTCGCCGAGACGGTCGCGCTGCGCCCCGGCCGGGCCACGCTGCGGGTCCGGGCCACTGTCGAAAACGTGTCGGACGCCGGCACGGTGCGCGCGGCGCTGATCGACGCGGCCGGCCGCACCGTCGCGTCGGGCCGCCGTCCCGTGCGCGTGTCCGGCGCGGGCGCGGCGCGCGCGCAACTGGCGCTCGACGTCGCTCGCCCGCGCCCCTGGCAAGGCACGGACGATCCCTACCTGTACCGCCTCCGCGTGGACCTGCTCGACCGCAACGGGCGCGTGATCGACCGGGTCGAACAGCCGTTCGGGATCCGCACATTCCGCTTCGACGCACGGGCCGGCCTGTTCCTGAACGGCCGTCACCTGCGGCTCCACGGCGTCAACCTGCACCAGGACTGGCAGGACAAGGCATGGGCCATCGGGCCGCGCGAGATCGACGCGTCGCTGGCCATCGCGCGCGAGATGGGCGCCAACGCCGTGCGCCTCGCGCACTATCCGCACGCCGCCCATGCCTATGACGAGGCGGACCGGCTGGGCCTCGTCGTCTGGTCGGAACTGCCGTTCGTCGAACGCAGCCTCACGCCGGCCGATTGCAAGGCCGGTGCCGCGATCCCGCCGGCCTTCCTCGACAACCTCGACGACCAGCTGCGCGAGATGATCCGCCAGCAGGTCAACCATCCGGGCATCGCCATGTGGTCGATCGCCAACGAGGTGGCGATGGGCGGGACGTGCCGCGGTACCGACACCGTGACGCCGGTTTTGCACCGACTGCATGCGCTCGCGAAGCGGGAAGACCCCGGCCGGCCGACGACGCTCGCCGATTTCAACGAGGATTATCCGGTCGTCGGACCGATGTTTCCGGTGCTCCCGACGGGCGGCATCACGGACATCTGGGCCGTGAACCGCTACCACCTGTGGTATTACCCCGGCGGCGGCGACGCGTTCGGCGCGGCACTCGACCGCTTCCACGCCAAATATCCCGCGCAACCGCTCGGCGTGTCCGAATACGGCGCCGGCGCCGCCCTGACCCAGCAGACCGATAACCCGCTCGGCGGCCTCGTGGGCAGCATGGACATGCACGGCCGCGCACGCACCGTCCACCAGCCCGAGGGGTACGCGAATCACGTGCACGAACAGGTCTACGCGGCGCTCGCGCAGCGCGACTACCTGTGGGGCACGTTCGTCTGGTCCATGTTCGATTTCGGCTCCGGCACGCGCCACGAGGGCGACATCGGCGGGACGAACACCAAGGGCCTCGTCACATTCGACCGTGCGACCCGCAAGGATCCGTTCTACTTCTACAAGGCCAACTGGAGCGACGCTCCCGTCACGTACATTACCGGACGGCGCTACACGGCGCGGGCATATCGCGTCACGGACGTGCGTGTGTACTCGAACGCGGATACGGTGCGCCTGACGTTGAACGGCCGCGACATCGGCGTGCGCAGCGCCGCGGCATGTCCACTGCGCACCTGCGTATTCCCGGGGGTCGTGCTCGCCGAGGGCGCGAACCGCATCGAGGCGCGCGGCACGCACGGGACGCACACCGTGACGGATACCGTCGCCTGGACGCTCGCGCCGGACAACGCGCGCAACGTCTACCTGGCCGCCGGACAGGTCGCCACCGGCCTGGTGTCGAAGGATGGCCACCGTTATGGTTCGGACAATTACTTCGTCGGCGGCCAGGGTACGCCGCTGGAGCTGGACTCGCCGTACGGCACGCGCTTCGGGGTCCGTGTCGCCAACGTGACCGATCCGGCCGACGCGGCACTGTGGGCGGCCGTACGGCACGGCACGTTCGGCTACCGCATCCCGCTCGACGACGGCCGCTACCGGGTGACGCTGGGCTTCCTCGACCCGGACCGGAATGCGCAGCCGGGTACGCGCCGCTTCCGTGTCGACGCGAACGGCGTGACGCGCATCGACGACCTGGACATCGTGGCGGCGGCCGGCGCACCCGCCACCGCGCTCGTGCGCAGCTTCGAGGTCGACGTCGCGGACGGCAGCCTGCGCCTGGATTTCGTACCCCAGGCCGGCGAAGCCGTCCTGTCGAACCTCGTCGTCGAGCGGCTGTGA